The proteins below are encoded in one region of Reichenbachiella sp. 5M10:
- a CDS encoding porin family protein, whose protein sequence is MYSYLKTSAIILLLLSIIPFVAHAQRPDDSDEKGCKLNLNLAEDKYKNGQIDEVIDLIKPCVQGNSNLNKQDKIRMYKLLIITYLYLNEHEEASIYMKDFLSLNPEYQVEPNVDPSEFIDLFYQFRTRPVAILGLKVGVNSSLVNVRENYSLDNSNTALGTYSTVLGYNATFSAEFPLSKHFSVATGLVFSHNSFDYTARQFGYSVVGVKESMLFIGIPLNARFNFTKDDFRLYFQLGATANRLLSAHATLARLDSLNQDLGIQSVVGPTEEVLDQREQYSFSAQAALGFHWKNLIGKGYLMFEIGYSYGLNNLVRTESRYDNTNLIYKYNYIPNDFSLNQLTIDLGYAIPIYKPKKLKNKKSKNL, encoded by the coding sequence ATGTATAGCTATCTCAAAACCAGCGCAATCATCCTACTATTGCTATCCATCATACCCTTTGTGGCACACGCCCAAAGACCAGATGATAGTGACGAAAAAGGATGTAAACTCAACCTCAATCTAGCGGAAGACAAATACAAAAATGGACAAATTGATGAAGTCATCGATCTGATCAAACCTTGTGTGCAGGGCAACAGCAACCTCAACAAACAAGATAAAATCAGAATGTACAAATTGCTGATCATCACTTACCTCTATCTCAATGAACACGAGGAAGCGTCCATCTACATGAAGGACTTCCTATCTCTCAATCCCGAATATCAAGTAGAGCCCAACGTGGACCCGTCAGAATTCATCGACCTATTCTACCAGTTCAGAACCCGCCCAGTAGCGATACTTGGACTCAAAGTAGGAGTCAACAGCTCTCTGGTCAATGTACGGGAAAACTACAGCCTGGACAACTCCAACACTGCTCTCGGTACATACAGTACTGTCTTGGGATACAACGCCACGTTTTCTGCAGAATTCCCCCTATCCAAACACTTTTCGGTAGCGACTGGCCTGGTCTTTTCTCACAACAGCTTTGATTACACAGCCCGACAATTCGGTTATTCGGTCGTTGGCGTCAAAGAATCCATGCTATTTATTGGTATACCGCTCAATGCCCGCTTCAATTTCACCAAAGACGATTTCCGTCTGTACTTCCAATTAGGAGCTACAGCCAACCGTTTGCTGTCTGCCCATGCTACTCTCGCCAGACTAGACTCTCTCAACCAAGACCTAGGAATCCAATCTGTAGTAGGCCCGACTGAGGAGGTACTCGATCAACGCGAACAGTATAGTTTTTCGGCACAAGCCGCACTGGGTTTTCATTGGAAAAACCTGATCGGAAAGGGGTACCTGATGTTTGAAATAGGTTATTCCTATGGGCTCAACAACCTCGTCCGCACCGAATCCAGGTACGACAACACCAACCTGATTTACAAATACAATTACATCCCAAACGATTTCTCTCTCAACCAACTCACCATAGACTTGGGCTATGCCATTCCGATATACAAGCCAAAAAAACTGAAGAACAAGAAATCTAAAAATCTCTAA
- a CDS encoding FISUMP domain-containing protein, giving the protein MRLTQNFYELMTKTSQLLLLAIMTTLMVACGGDDDSDGDDVVPSCDDFSASAVRTAANEIQLTITEGSAPYAYTVTYQGGATQDGETSQSPVTIALTETAEAQSITVTDETDCSATAELAACALTATAVASDGEITLTVAEATAPYTYVITYAGGSTQEGQFTDESTTITADQSEDATLVLTDADFCTTETTVSADDLTSLLDTRDGQRYQIVTIGTQTWLAENFNYDYSGSLCYDDDAANCEVNGKFYSWEMVTQEDFAPEGWKVPSKDDLDALLTEVGDNSIDKLEIGGESGLDLPYSGINELTIFGGAGDIMNLMSTDANGEEIYILEVIRTNPVALISDGYGKTAADVMGSVRLLKK; this is encoded by the coding sequence ATGCGCCTTACTCAAAATTTTTATGAACTCATGACAAAGACCTCTCAACTCCTGCTGCTCGCTATCATGACTACTCTCATGGTCGCCTGTGGCGGTGATGACGATAGCGATGGAGACGATGTAGTCCCTTCGTGTGACGACTTCTCAGCCAGCGCAGTACGTACAGCAGCCAATGAGATCCAACTGACCATCACTGAGGGATCAGCTCCCTATGCCTACACCGTCACCTACCAGGGAGGGGCGACTCAGGACGGAGAGACCAGCCAATCACCCGTCACCATCGCTCTCACAGAGACCGCAGAGGCACAATCCATCACCGTCACCGACGAGACAGACTGCAGCGCGACTGCTGAGCTAGCCGCCTGTGCACTCACCGCTACTGCAGTAGCTTCGGACGGGGAGATCACACTCACTGTAGCAGAGGCTACAGCTCCCTACACCTATGTGATCACCTATGCAGGAGGCAGCACACAGGAGGGACAGTTCACAGACGAGAGCACGACGATCACTGCGGATCAGTCCGAAGACGCCACCCTCGTACTCACCGATGCAGACTTCTGTACCACAGAGACTACAGTGAGCGCAGACGACTTGACGTCCCTACTCGATACCCGAGACGGACAGAGATACCAAATCGTCACCATCGGCACACAGACTTGGCTCGCGGAAAACTTCAACTACGACTACTCCGGATCGCTATGCTACGATGACGATGCAGCCAACTGTGAGGTAAATGGCAAGTTCTATTCTTGGGAAATGGTCACTCAAGAAGACTTTGCACCAGAAGGATGGAAAGTCCCTAGTAAAGATGATCTAGATGCTCTTTTGACTGAGGTTGGAGATAACTCAATTGATAAATTAGAAATCGGCGGAGAATCTGGACTTGACCTACCGTACAGTGGAATTAATGAACTGACTATATTTGGTGGAGCTGGTGACATAATGAACTTAATGTCTACAGATGCCAACGGCGAGGAAATATACATTTTGGAAGTCATTAGGACTAACCCTGTTGCCTTAATATCAGACGGTTACGGAAAAACTGCTGCTGATGTAATGGGATCCGTCAGATTACTCAAAAAGTAA
- a CDS encoding glycosyl hydrolase 108 family protein → MYSHANKTNTNKYKSTNKQSNEQTDLDSFSPEFILRAKQSLGSYNQQGLEQPLQRKEKDTALPDHIQARIDALSGYNHSEDKLPSPKQQNTTPLPDPVKARIQALSGYNQSNTTEHKRQQPARTKNAKLDRYTIKSGDTLSKIAKTNNLSLDQLVTLNKDLLKHGSKTIIHPGQVLLLKPQNAPETLHKTYLEKKHKTKIDNTLVALQHPKLSSPKAQPQDVLSEKDSSLSPFAKKQLEHIFKSEGGYVDDPKDPGGKTKYGIAEKREWPSAARFLGIDPHPDNIQNLTKEQAKEYYIHSRFEKYRINEISSEKTGNALLDQSVLTPSLINKNVKKALNSLGHTLEVNKARLSDIELQMLNKADPDKFVEEFVKLQNEYYRSLKSSKYEKGWLNRTKRLTKFNETQ, encoded by the coding sequence ATGTACTCACACGCCAACAAGACCAATACCAACAAGTACAAATCCACCAACAAGCAAAGCAACGAGCAGACCGATCTCGATTCGTTCTCTCCGGAGTTTATCCTACGAGCCAAGCAATCCCTCGGTAGTTACAACCAACAAGGGCTCGAGCAACCCCTCCAGAGAAAAGAAAAGGACACTGCCCTGCCTGATCATATCCAAGCACGTATCGATGCACTATCGGGATACAACCACAGTGAAGACAAACTACCAAGCCCCAAACAACAAAACACCACCCCACTACCCGATCCCGTCAAAGCAAGAATACAAGCCCTATCGGGGTACAATCAGTCAAACACTACTGAACATAAGCGTCAACAACCTGCACGTACAAAGAATGCTAAACTGGATAGATATACAATCAAATCTGGAGATACACTGAGTAAAATTGCTAAAACCAACAACCTGTCATTGGATCAATTGGTCACGCTCAACAAAGACCTTCTTAAACATGGCTCCAAAACGATCATTCACCCAGGGCAAGTACTCCTTCTAAAACCTCAAAATGCGCCCGAAACGCTCCACAAGACCTACCTTGAAAAAAAACACAAAACGAAAATAGACAACACCTTGGTCGCCCTTCAACATCCAAAACTCAGCTCTCCAAAAGCTCAACCCCAAGATGTGCTATCAGAAAAGGATTCTAGCCTTTCCCCTTTTGCAAAGAAACAACTAGAGCACATTTTCAAATCTGAAGGGGGGTACGTAGATGACCCGAAAGACCCCGGAGGAAAAACCAAATATGGAATCGCTGAAAAAAGAGAATGGCCATCTGCAGCGAGATTCCTTGGAATAGACCCTCATCCTGACAACATTCAAAACTTAACAAAAGAACAGGCCAAGGAATATTATATCCATAGCCGTTTCGAAAAATATAGGATTAACGAAATCTCCAGTGAAAAGACTGGAAATGCGCTACTTGACCAAAGTGTACTGACTCCTAGTTTGATCAACAAAAACGTAAAAAAAGCCCTCAACTCACTTGGACATACGCTTGAAGTTAACAAAGCAAGATTATCAGATATTGAACTTCAAATGCTGAACAAGGCAGATCCAGATAAATTTGTTGAAGAATTTGTCAAACTTCAAAATGAATATTACCGATCCTTGAAGAGCAGCAAATACGAAAAAGGATGGCTTAACAGAACGAAACGACTAACTAAATTCAACGAAACGCAATGA
- a CDS encoding ATP-binding protein, whose translation MEQNQTAISVYEIILTTIAPYVVCMFFRPSVSMEEMINTVDTAFVQDVKEVVVYIEELSENIVTNNSNSHWSGFSLPVVKDGGEYADLLLKHGLSDLERLVLILAMLPDIYPVGLESLERACQSDHNLQLMSRSIRQGGTALLPVGGLVVFLVGEQHRRQVQEALSPGGKLLSHGLINLEKTGNSAPLLSSIVSPTMETSEALLFNRRYQPSYGQDFPAQQLVSRLSWDDLVLPYETHEGLDEVENWLCCHERLDALEGVSRKIKRGYRALFYGPSGTGKTLTATLLGKQFDKEVYHVDLSMMVSKYVGETEKNLKKVFDAAEHRDWILFFDEADALFGKRTNTSSSNDRYANQEVSYLLQRIEDYPGMILLASNFRGNMDQAFLRRFQSMIHFPIPSTEERFKLWTKAFDNEFELAEDVDFRKLAKDYELTGSSISNVLRYCALAALRVGSASINHELILRGIKRERQKEGKSM comes from the coding sequence TTGGAGCAGAATCAGACGGCAATATCCGTGTATGAGATTATCTTGACGACAATTGCACCGTATGTCGTGTGTATGTTTTTTAGACCTAGTGTCAGCATGGAAGAAATGATCAATACTGTCGATACGGCCTTTGTACAAGACGTCAAGGAGGTTGTGGTTTATATCGAGGAGCTCAGTGAGAATATTGTGACGAACAACAGCAATAGCCATTGGTCGGGCTTCTCCCTGCCCGTAGTGAAGGATGGAGGGGAGTACGCTGACCTCTTGCTCAAACATGGCTTGAGTGACTTGGAGCGACTTGTTTTGATTTTGGCGATGTTGCCGGATATTTATCCCGTCGGGTTGGAGTCTCTAGAGCGAGCTTGTCAGAGCGATCACAACCTGCAATTGATGTCAAGAAGTATACGTCAAGGAGGAACGGCTTTGCTTCCTGTAGGAGGTTTGGTGGTTTTTTTGGTAGGGGAGCAGCATAGACGTCAAGTACAGGAGGCTTTGTCTCCAGGTGGCAAACTCCTGAGTCATGGCCTTATCAATTTGGAAAAAACGGGCAATTCAGCCCCTTTGCTTTCATCCATTGTCTCTCCTACAATGGAGACTAGCGAAGCATTGCTTTTCAATCGCAGGTATCAGCCCTCCTATGGCCAAGATTTTCCTGCACAGCAGTTGGTCTCTAGGTTGAGCTGGGATGACCTGGTGCTGCCGTATGAAACCCATGAGGGGTTGGATGAGGTAGAAAACTGGCTGTGTTGTCATGAGCGCTTGGATGCATTGGAAGGGGTGAGTAGGAAGATCAAGCGAGGGTACCGTGCTTTATTTTATGGTCCCTCGGGTACAGGCAAGACCTTGACGGCCACACTGCTTGGCAAGCAGTTTGACAAAGAAGTCTACCATGTTGACTTGTCGATGATGGTGTCCAAATATGTCGGAGAGACCGAAAAAAACCTCAAGAAAGTATTCGATGCAGCGGAGCACCGTGACTGGATTTTGTTTTTTGACGAGGCAGACGCATTGTTTGGAAAGCGAACCAACACGAGCAGTTCCAATGATCGCTATGCCAACCAAGAGGTGTCCTATTTGCTGCAGCGCATTGAGGATTATCCTGGGATGATTTTGTTGGCGTCTAACTTTAGAGGAAACATGGATCAGGCCTTTTTGAGGCGGTTTCAGTCGATGATTCATTTTCCTATACCATCGACTGAGGAGCGTTTCAAGCTTTGGACCAAGGCGTTTGACAATGAGTTTGAGCTTGCAGAGGATGTTGATTTTCGAAAATTGGCCAAAGACTATGAACTCACAGGGTCTTCGATCAGCAACGTGCTGCGCTACTGTGCTTTGGCTGCCTTGCGTGTAGGGAGCGCATCCATCAATCATGAACTGATCTTGCGCGGCATCAAGCGTGAGCGCCAAAAGGAAGGCAAGTCGATGTAG